The Chryseobacterium nakagawai genome has a segment encoding these proteins:
- the rfbC gene encoding dTDP-4-dehydrorhamnose 3,5-epimerase, translating to MKIKETPLKDCYIIEPTIFEDDRGYFFEKFNEKKFEELTGMNGHFVQDNVSKSSYGVLRGLHLQKGEHAQAKLVSCLEGSVWDVAVDLREDSPTFGQWFGIELSAENKLQLYVPRGFGHGFSVLSTHAVFSYKCDNFYNKESEGSVKYNDADLDIDWKIDEKDALLSDKDQNAPGFKEKNF from the coding sequence ATGAAAATTAAAGAAACCCCACTTAAAGATTGTTACATTATAGAACCTACTATTTTCGAAGACGATAGAGGGTATTTTTTTGAAAAGTTCAACGAGAAAAAGTTTGAAGAACTTACAGGAATGAACGGACATTTTGTTCAGGACAACGTTTCCAAGTCTTCTTATGGTGTATTAAGAGGGCTTCATCTTCAAAAAGGTGAACATGCTCAGGCCAAATTAGTATCATGTCTTGAAGGAAGTGTATGGGATGTAGCAGTTGATCTCAGAGAAGATTCTCCAACTTTTGGCCAATGGTTCGGAATTGAACTTTCTGCGGAAAATAAATTACAGCTTTATGTACCAAGAGGTTTTGGACATGGTTTTTCCGTATTGAGTACCCATGCCGTATTCTCTTATAAATGTGATAACTTTTATAATAAAGAGTCTGAAGGAAGTGTGAAGTATAACGATGCTGATCTTGATATAGATTGGAAAATTGATGAAAAAGATGCTTTGCTTTCAGATAAGGACCAGAATGCCCCTGGCTTTAAAGAAAAAAACTTTTAA
- a CDS encoding sugar transferase — MNQYTYWKTVFDFILAIMLTVFLIPLLIILFIIASLDTSSNGIFFQKRVGQYGKTFTIFKFKTIHGKKRTCSKTGQILRKLKLDELPQLFNILKGDMSFVGPRPDIEGYYDKLKGVDRKVLELKPGLTCEASIVYRDEENILKMQKDPLQYNDEVLFPHKVRMNLDYLENISFSNDIKILLRTLITILK, encoded by the coding sequence ATGAATCAGTATACATATTGGAAAACTGTTTTTGATTTTATCCTAGCGATAATGTTGACTGTTTTTCTGATACCACTGCTGATTATTTTATTCATTATTGCTAGTTTAGATACATCTTCCAATGGTATTTTTTTTCAAAAACGAGTTGGTCAGTATGGAAAAACTTTTACGATTTTTAAGTTTAAAACCATTCATGGGAAAAAAAGAACCTGTTCAAAAACAGGGCAAATTCTCAGAAAATTAAAACTGGATGAGCTTCCCCAATTGTTCAATATTTTAAAAGGAGATATGAGTTTTGTGGGGCCGAGACCAGATATTGAAGGATATTATGATAAACTTAAAGGCGTCGATAGAAAGGTACTGGAATTAAAACCTGGGTTGACATGTGAAGCCAGTATTGTATACAGAGATGAAGAAAATATTCTTAAGATGCAGAAAGATCCGTTACAATATAATGATGAAGTATTATTTCCACATAAAGTAAGAATGAATCTGGATTATCTGGAAAATATATCTTTCAGCAATGATATCAAAATCCTATTGAGAACCCTAATAACTATTTTAAAATAA
- a CDS encoding DegT/DnrJ/EryC1/StrS family aminotransferase: MSEKIWLSSPHMGGTELKYIHEAFDANWVAPLGPNVNGFEEDLENFLNADVKVAALSAGTAAIHLALIELGVGYGDEVICQSMTFSATANPIAYQGATPIFVDSETETWNLCPKALEEAIQDRIAKGKTPKAILAVHLYGMPYKVDKVSAIAEKYNIPVIEDAAEALGSTYKGKAAGTFGRFGVLSFNGNKIITTFGGGALVCRSQEDKDKAVFLSTQARDNAPHYQHSHIGYNYRMSNITAGIGRGQMEVLSSRVDARRGMHKFYKNLFATIDGVTVFSEPDGDYYSNHWLSAIVVDPEVTGKTREELRLAFLEDNIESRPLWKPMHLQPVFANAPYYGGKVAEELFDNGLCLPSGSNLSDEDRVRISNVIKTFFGS, translated from the coding sequence ATGTCAGAAAAAATATGGTTATCCTCACCCCATATGGGAGGAACAGAATTAAAATATATTCACGAAGCATTTGATGCAAACTGGGTGGCTCCACTTGGACCTAATGTTAATGGATTTGAAGAAGATTTAGAGAATTTTTTAAATGCAGACGTAAAAGTAGCGGCATTATCTGCGGGAACTGCTGCAATTCATTTAGCTTTAATTGAATTGGGTGTTGGATATGGAGACGAAGTTATTTGTCAATCCATGACATTTTCTGCAACAGCAAATCCTATTGCATATCAAGGGGCAACTCCCATTTTTGTAGATTCAGAAACTGAAACCTGGAACCTTTGTCCAAAAGCATTGGAAGAAGCTATACAAGACAGAATTGCAAAAGGGAAAACGCCTAAAGCTATTTTAGCCGTTCATTTATATGGAATGCCTTATAAAGTGGATAAAGTTTCTGCTATTGCCGAAAAATATAATATTCCTGTCATTGAAGATGCTGCCGAAGCATTAGGTTCAACTTACAAAGGAAAAGCAGCAGGAACTTTCGGACGTTTTGGAGTATTATCCTTCAATGGAAATAAAATTATTACCACTTTCGGAGGTGGAGCATTAGTTTGCCGTTCTCAGGAAGATAAGGATAAAGCGGTTTTTTTATCAACTCAGGCACGAGATAATGCACCTCATTATCAGCATTCACATATCGGTTACAATTACAGAATGTCCAATATAACGGCAGGTATTGGGAGAGGACAAATGGAAGTTCTGTCAAGTCGTGTTGATGCACGTAGAGGAATGCATAAATTTTACAAAAATTTATTCGCTACCATTGATGGAGTAACTGTTTTTTCAGAGCCAGATGGTGATTATTACTCTAACCATTGGCTTTCCGCTATCGTCGTAGATCCGGAAGTTACAGGAAAAACCCGTGAAGAGCTTCGTTTAGCTTTCCTTGAAGATAATATTGAATCCAGACCTTTGTGGAAGCCAATGCATCTTCAGCCGGTTTTTGCTAATGCACCTTATTATGGGGGAAAAGTAGCAGAAGAATTATTTGATAACGGATTATGTTTACCTTCAGGTTCTAATTTATCTGATGAAGATAGAGTAAGAATATCAAATGTCATAAAAACATTCTTCGGATCTTAA
- a CDS encoding GNAT family N-acetyltransferase — protein sequence MYRFEVIDKLQSEWNQIVKASSAYDFHHTAFYHTIDNGFDSKLFVAYEDDVFIALPLVIRPIEETGFYDCTSVYGYAGPISNIKDFNFSSDLKEFFKKEFDRYCIENSIVCAFSRLHPLIDQDHFFENFGKILNVNKTISIDLTLPIDQQRALYGKSNKSQINQLRRNGFTVEEAKTSADFDAFVEIYYETMHRVNALPSYFFTKEYFHAFLNNNDFDSKLLLAKHEGKIVAGGIFTMTNNIMQYHLSGTTGEYLRNTPMKLLLDEARLLGNEYKMAALHLGGGAGGSDEDSLFLFKASFSKTQCMFKVWQYIIDLETYNKLSESVTDKNSGFFPLYRSKN from the coding sequence ATGTATAGATTTGAAGTTATAGATAAATTGCAATCTGAATGGAATCAAATTGTAAAAGCATCCTCTGCTTATGATTTTCACCATACTGCATTCTACCATACAATAGATAATGGTTTTGATAGCAAATTGTTTGTAGCATATGAAGATGATGTATTTATAGCATTACCATTAGTAATAAGACCTATTGAAGAAACAGGTTTTTATGATTGTACTTCAGTGTATGGTTATGCGGGTCCTATTTCTAACATAAAAGATTTTAATTTCAGTTCAGATCTTAAAGAATTTTTCAAAAAAGAATTTGATAGATACTGTATAGAAAATTCAATTGTTTGTGCATTTTCAAGATTACATCCTTTAATTGATCAAGATCATTTTTTTGAAAATTTTGGGAAAATACTTAATGTTAATAAGACAATTTCAATAGATCTGACACTTCCAATTGATCAACAACGAGCATTATATGGGAAGTCAAATAAGTCACAAATAAATCAATTGCGAAGAAATGGTTTCACCGTTGAAGAAGCTAAAACCAGTGCTGATTTTGATGCTTTTGTTGAAATTTATTATGAAACAATGCACAGAGTAAATGCACTACCAAGTTATTTTTTTACAAAAGAATATTTTCATGCTTTTCTAAATAATAATGATTTTGATAGTAAATTACTTTTGGCTAAGCATGAGGGCAAAATAGTAGCTGGTGGTATTTTCACGATGACCAATAATATTATGCAGTATCATTTGTCAGGTACTACGGGAGAATATCTTCGAAATACACCAATGAAGCTACTGTTAGATGAAGCCAGACTTTTAGGGAATGAATATAAAATGGCTGCTTTACATTTAGGTGGAGGGGCAGGGGGTAGTGATGAAGACTCTCTTTTCTTATTTAAAGCCAGCTTTTCAAAGACACAATGTATGTTTAAGGTTTGGCAATACATCATTGATTTAGAAACATATAATAAGCTTTCCGAATCGGTAACAGATAAAAATAGTGGATTTTTCCCTTTATATAGAAGTAAAAATTAA
- a CDS encoding aspartate aminotransferase family protein, giving the protein MAKIDMYKEFGSGFHYIHSQKKNENFFEKNDNYHLYFSGRVALYNLLKFGIKTYNWNKVGFPSYYCHEVVGFFADLDIEILYYDYNPEANNKVIWEDDSQSVIINVLYFGQIKADLTHLRNTVIIDDLTHDLAGFNKSTADYCFASLRKQLPLGIGGMCKYKNGENIDTDPDYTTLAEKTYIKVLSAMFLKEEYLLNNLENNDLYRRYYLEAEDTFKDPLTDSLMPSQAELILSTFPVEEILRKTGDNISLGAGLIKKSSKFEVIPSRFCLLLIFKDPTNRNQLRQFLIDNKVFPAVLWPNQLNSKDKDLESRILNIHMDFRYSEQEIEYIANKVNSFFENV; this is encoded by the coding sequence TTGGCAAAAATAGATATGTATAAAGAATTTGGCTCCGGTTTTCATTATATACATTCTCAAAAGAAAAATGAAAATTTTTTTGAGAAAAATGATAATTACCATCTGTATTTTTCCGGAAGGGTAGCTCTATATAACTTACTTAAATTCGGAATAAAGACGTATAACTGGAATAAAGTAGGTTTTCCCAGCTATTATTGCCATGAAGTAGTCGGTTTTTTTGCAGATCTGGATATCGAGATTTTGTATTATGATTATAACCCGGAAGCAAATAACAAAGTAATTTGGGAGGATGACTCCCAAAGTGTAATTATTAATGTTTTGTATTTTGGGCAAATTAAAGCCGATTTAACACACTTACGTAATACAGTCATCATTGATGACCTGACACATGATTTAGCAGGTTTCAATAAGTCAACTGCAGATTATTGTTTTGCATCTCTCCGTAAACAGTTGCCGTTAGGAATAGGGGGAATGTGTAAGTATAAAAATGGTGAAAATATTGATACAGATCCTGATTATACCACTTTAGCTGAAAAAACATATATAAAAGTTTTATCAGCTATGTTTTTAAAAGAAGAGTATCTGCTTAACAATTTAGAAAACAATGATTTATATAGAAGGTACTATTTAGAAGCGGAAGATACTTTTAAAGATCCTCTGACTGATTCGCTCATGCCGTCGCAGGCAGAATTAATACTTTCAACATTTCCGGTTGAAGAAATTTTGAGAAAAACGGGTGATAATATTAGTTTAGGAGCTGGCTTAATTAAAAAATCAAGTAAATTTGAAGTTATTCCGAGCCGTTTCTGTTTATTATTAATATTTAAAGATCCAACTAATAGGAATCAACTCAGACAGTTCTTAATTGATAATAAAGTTTTTCCGGCTGTGTTATGGCCTAATCAGCTTAATAGTAAAGATAAAGATCTTGAATCCAGAATTTTAAATATTCATATGGATTTTAGATACTCCGAACAGGAAATAGAATATATAGCAAATAAAGTAAATAGTTTTTTTGAAAATGTATAG
- a CDS encoding GNAT family N-acetyltransferase codes for MNIKGNKVVLRAIEDKDLELLHKWSNDPEINYKLGGWHFPSSMQDQQKWFNNFNLNSNNQRFAIDTEEFGLIGMVNIVDINWKDRRASTGMLLGDKDMRGKGYGVDTVMTMNKYAFEELGLMRLDTTIIANNEPSIGVYTKKCGWVIEGTKKNAYFRKNQWWDELIVGITRDDYFDLIKNK; via the coding sequence ATGAATATTAAAGGTAACAAGGTTGTTTTAAGAGCAATAGAAGACAAAGATTTAGAATTACTTCACAAATGGTCTAATGATCCCGAAATTAATTATAAGCTTGGCGGATGGCATTTTCCTTCTAGTATGCAGGATCAACAAAAGTGGTTTAACAACTTTAATCTTAATTCCAATAATCAACGTTTTGCTATTGATACAGAAGAATTTGGATTAATAGGTATGGTCAATATTGTCGACATTAATTGGAAAGATAGACGTGCTTCTACTGGAATGTTATTGGGTGATAAAGATATGAGAGGTAAGGGATATGGTGTAGATACTGTGATGACCATGAATAAATACGCCTTTGAAGAACTTGGTTTAATGAGACTTGATACAACTATTATTGCAAATAATGAACCTTCCATAGGAGTTTATACAAAAAAATGTGGATGGGTTATTGAAGGAACTAAAAAGAATGCATACTTTAGAAAGAATCAGTGGTGGGATGAACTGATAGTGGGAATAACCAGAGATGATTATTTTGATCTGATAAAAAATAAATAA
- a CDS encoding sugar transferase → MYKNFFKRFIDFFAALIGLILLSPIFIIVTIGLYFANDGKPFFFQLRPGMNERIFKIIKFKTMNDKKDANGDLLQDADRLTGIGAFVRKTSLDEIPQLINVLKGDMALIGPRPLLPEYLGLYNDHHKRRHEVRPGITGLAQVKGRNQMKFSERFNNDVYYVDHVSLKLDLEILLMTIKSVLFKSSTIVHGQTVDEVDDLGISKNLSKNNFKK, encoded by the coding sequence ATGTATAAAAATTTTTTCAAACGTTTTATTGATTTTTTTGCTGCGTTAATTGGGCTAATACTGCTTTCTCCAATTTTTATAATCGTTACTATTGGGTTGTATTTTGCTAATGACGGTAAGCCTTTCTTTTTTCAACTTCGCCCAGGAATGAATGAGCGCATCTTTAAGATCATAAAATTCAAAACAATGAATGATAAAAAAGATGCCAATGGTGATTTATTACAAGATGCTGATCGGCTAACAGGGATTGGTGCTTTTGTACGGAAAACGTCTTTGGACGAAATTCCACAATTAATAAATGTTCTAAAAGGAGATATGGCATTAATAGGACCAAGACCGTTGCTTCCTGAATATTTAGGATTATATAACGATCATCATAAAAGAAGACATGAAGTTCGTCCGGGTATTACAGGATTAGCACAGGTTAAAGGTCGTAATCAAATGAAATTCTCAGAGCGTTTTAATAATGATGTTTATTATGTTGATCATGTATCATTAAAATTAGACTTAGAAATATTATTAATGACTATAAAGTCTGTGCTTTTTAAATCTTCAACAATAGTTCATGGTCAAACAGTGGATGAAGTTGATGATTTAGGAATAAGTAAAAATCTTAGTAAGAATAATTTCAAAAAATAG
- a CDS encoding glycosyltransferase family 4 protein yields the protein MNVVFLTLASIDSVEQRGIYQDLLRKFRDEGHDVTIVTPVERRQKISTNFKQKEGVSILQVKTFNIQKTNIVEKGIGTLAIEFQFLSAIKKYLAHKKFDLVLYSTPPITFAKVIEFIKKRDHAYSYLLLKDIFPQNAVDMTMLKEGGFIHKQFLKKEKKLYQISDTIGCMSPANVSFVLTHNPEVNPKKVEVNPNTIEPIKFNYSDEEKKAIREKYNIPADRKVFVYGGNLGKPQGLDFLLETIEVTTNEEAFFLIVGGGTEFARIKEWFDAKQPKNAKLLQSLPKEDYDRMLAACDIGLIFLDKRFLIPNFPSRLLSYLEMKMPVLVATDPNTDIGDIVEENECGYKVLSGDQESMQNCLNKLLNEDLSVLGNNAEKLLLNKYTVDKSYFLISSKLK from the coding sequence ATGAATGTTGTTTTTCTCACGTTAGCCAGTATAGATTCGGTTGAACAGCGGGGTATCTATCAGGATCTGTTGCGGAAGTTCAGAGATGAAGGTCATGACGTTACCATTGTTACTCCTGTAGAAAGACGTCAGAAAATTTCTACGAATTTTAAACAGAAAGAAGGAGTTTCAATACTTCAGGTTAAAACATTCAATATCCAAAAAACGAATATTGTTGAAAAAGGTATTGGTACTTTGGCAATTGAATTTCAGTTTTTGTCAGCCATAAAAAAGTATCTGGCTCATAAAAAATTTGACTTGGTGTTGTATTCAACACCTCCTATTACATTCGCAAAAGTAATTGAATTTATAAAAAAACGGGATCATGCTTATAGCTATCTGTTATTAAAGGATATTTTTCCTCAAAACGCAGTAGATATGACGATGTTGAAAGAAGGTGGTTTTATTCATAAACAATTTTTAAAAAAGGAAAAAAAACTTTACCAGATTTCTGATACCATAGGATGTATGTCCCCTGCAAATGTCAGTTTTGTATTAACACATAATCCGGAAGTAAATCCGAAAAAAGTAGAGGTAAATCCGAACACCATTGAGCCTATAAAGTTCAATTATTCAGATGAAGAGAAAAAAGCAATTCGTGAAAAATACAATATTCCTGCAGACAGGAAAGTATTTGTTTACGGTGGTAACTTGGGCAAACCTCAAGGCTTGGATTTTCTGTTAGAAACAATTGAAGTAACAACAAATGAAGAAGCTTTTTTTCTGATTGTTGGTGGTGGGACAGAATTTGCAAGAATAAAAGAATGGTTTGATGCAAAACAACCCAAAAATGCTAAACTTTTACAGAGCCTTCCTAAAGAAGATTATGATAGAATGTTAGCAGCATGTGATATTGGATTGATATTCTTGGATAAAAGATTTTTAATTCCTAATTTTCCTTCACGCTTATTATCTTATTTAGAAATGAAGATGCCTGTACTGGTAGCAACTGATCCGAATACAGACATTGGGGATATTGTAGAAGAGAATGAATGCGGATATAAAGTATTATCGGGAGATCAGGAATCTATGCAAAATTGTTTAAACAAACTGTTAAATGAAGATTTGTCTGTTTTAGGAAATAATGCTGAAAAACTGCTTCTTAATAAATATACTGTTGATAAATCTTATTTTTTGATATCTAGCAAATTAAAATAA
- the wecB gene encoding non-hydrolyzing UDP-N-acetylglucosamine 2-epimerase — protein sequence MKKLKVMTVVGTRPEIIRLSRVLSALDASEAVEHIIVHTGQNYDYELNQIFFEDLGLRKPDFFLEAAGKTATETVGNILITIDPLLEELKPDAFLVLGDTNSCLCAIPAKKRHIPIFHMEAGNRCFDQRVPEETNRKIVDHTADINLTYSDIAREYLLREGLPADRIIKTGSPMFEVLNHYLPEIKASNVLEKLNLEKGKFFVVSSHREENINSEKNFRGLMTSLNAIAEKYQYPIIVSTHPRTQNMINKMQIEMRPEIQFLKPLGFHDYNALQMNAYACLSDSGTISEESSILNFRALNIRQAHERPEAMEEASVMMVGLSPERIMQGLVQVLQQKVDEERNFRPVADYSMPNVSEKVVRIIISYTDYIKRTVWSEEI from the coding sequence ATGAAAAAATTAAAAGTAATGACGGTCGTTGGGACGCGTCCAGAAATTATTAGATTATCAAGAGTACTATCAGCTTTGGATGCATCCGAAGCTGTTGAACATATTATCGTCCACACAGGACAAAACTATGATTACGAACTTAACCAAATTTTCTTTGAAGATTTAGGTCTTCGTAAACCTGATTTCTTTTTAGAAGCAGCTGGTAAGACTGCAACTGAAACGGTAGGAAATATCTTAATTACAATTGATCCGCTTTTGGAAGAGTTGAAACCCGATGCTTTCTTAGTTTTAGGAGATACTAACTCTTGTCTTTGTGCAATTCCTGCTAAAAAAAGACATATTCCAATTTTCCACATGGAAGCAGGAAATAGATGTTTTGACCAAAGAGTTCCTGAAGAAACCAATCGTAAAATTGTAGATCATACTGCAGACATCAATCTTACTTACTCTGATATAGCCCGTGAATATCTGTTAAGAGAGGGGCTTCCGGCAGATAGAATTATCAAAACCGGTTCGCCGATGTTTGAAGTTTTAAATCATTATTTACCTGAAATTAAAGCTTCTAATGTTTTAGAAAAATTAAACCTTGAAAAAGGTAAATTCTTTGTAGTATCATCCCATCGTGAAGAGAATATCAATTCTGAAAAGAATTTCCGTGGATTAATGACATCTCTTAACGCTATTGCAGAAAAATATCAGTATCCGATTATTGTTTCTACCCATCCTAGAACACAAAATATGATTAACAAGATGCAAATTGAAATGCGTCCTGAAATTCAGTTTTTAAAACCTCTAGGTTTCCACGATTATAATGCATTGCAAATGAATGCTTATGCATGTCTGTCAGACTCAGGAACCATTTCTGAAGAGTCATCAATCTTAAATTTCAGAGCTTTAAATATTCGCCAGGCACATGAGCGTCCGGAAGCGATGGAAGAAGCATCTGTTATGATGGTTGGTTTGTCTCCAGAAAGAATTATGCAGGGATTAGTTCAGGTATTACAGCAAAAAGTAGATGAAGAAAGAAACTTCAGGCCAGTAGCAGATTACTCGATGCCAAATGTTTCAGAAAAAGTAGTAAGAATTATTATTTCTTACACAGATTATATCAAAAGAACGGTTTGGTCCGAAGAAATTTAA
- a CDS encoding polysaccharide biosynthesis C-terminal domain-containing protein: MKKVGITGQKGFVGSHLYNTLGLFPEEFETVDFQKEFFEDDDKLDEFTKKCDVIVHLAAMNRHDSEQVIYETNVALSNKLVASLKRTHSKAHVLISSSTQEERDNLYGRSKREGREAIVNWANENGGKVTGLIIPNVFGAFGKPFYNSFIATFCYQLTHGEIPTIANDGEVKLIYVQELVMKIISEIRSEKSEPELFIEPTSIKKVSEVLALLNDYKVKYFDGGEIPVLKDKFEHNLFNTYRSYMDYKTHFPVKFTQHTDPRGAFVEVIRLGIGGQCSFSTTVPDITRGNHYHTRKIERFAVIKGKALIQLRKIDTNEVLDFYLDGTEPAYVDMPIWYTHNIKNIGNEDLYTIFWIDEPFNPEDADTYFETV, from the coding sequence ATGAAAAAAGTAGGAATTACTGGACAAAAAGGTTTCGTTGGAAGCCATTTATACAATACTTTGGGATTATTTCCAGAAGAATTTGAAACTGTTGATTTTCAAAAAGAATTCTTTGAAGACGACGATAAATTAGATGAATTCACTAAAAAATGTGATGTAATTGTACATTTAGCAGCCATGAATCGTCATGATTCTGAGCAAGTGATTTATGAGACAAATGTTGCATTGTCAAATAAGCTGGTTGCATCGTTAAAAAGAACCCATTCTAAAGCTCATGTTTTGATTTCGTCTTCTACACAGGAAGAACGAGATAATCTGTATGGAAGATCAAAACGTGAGGGCCGCGAAGCCATTGTAAACTGGGCCAATGAAAATGGAGGGAAAGTAACCGGTTTGATTATTCCAAATGTTTTTGGAGCCTTTGGAAAACCTTTTTATAATTCGTTTATTGCTACTTTTTGTTATCAGTTAACACATGGTGAAATACCAACAATTGCCAATGATGGTGAAGTTAAGTTGATTTATGTCCAGGAATTGGTCATGAAAATTATTAGCGAGATTCGATCGGAAAAAAGTGAACCGGAATTATTTATAGAACCCACTTCAATTAAAAAAGTTTCAGAAGTGTTAGCTTTATTGAATGACTATAAAGTAAAATATTTTGATGGTGGAGAGATCCCGGTTTTGAAAGATAAATTCGAACATAATTTGTTCAACACTTATCGTTCTTATATGGATTATAAAACTCATTTTCCAGTTAAATTCACACAACATACAGATCCGAGAGGTGCATTTGTAGAAGTAATTCGTTTAGGAATTGGTGGCCAATGTTCTTTCTCAACTACAGTTCCGGATATTACCAGAGGAAACCATTACCACACTCGTAAAATTGAAAGATTTGCCGTAATTAAGGGTAAAGCTTTAATTCAATTAAGAAAAATTGATACAAATGAAGTCTTAGACTTTTATTTAGATGGAACAGAGCCTGCTTATGTAGATATGCCGATTTGGTATACCCATAATATCAAAAACATCGGAAACGAAGATTTGTATACAATTTTCTGGATTGATGAGCCTTTCAACCCGGAAGATGCAGATACCTATTTTGAAACTGTTTAA
- a CDS encoding WxcM-like domain-containing protein — MILAGKKHEDERGIITFNNEFDASEVKRIYTIENHSTEFIRGWQGHKIEQRWFACMKGEFEVSVIQIDDFTQPSKDLMITKYQLDCESLTYLHIPAGYITAIQAKKEGSKLLVLADYALGEIQDEYRFSLDYFKN; from the coding sequence ATGATTCTGGCTGGTAAAAAACATGAAGATGAGAGAGGAATTATCACTTTCAATAATGAATTTGATGCTTCAGAAGTTAAACGTATTTATACCATAGAGAATCATTCTACAGAGTTTATAAGAGGCTGGCAAGGCCATAAAATAGAGCAACGTTGGTTTGCTTGTATGAAAGGAGAGTTTGAAGTGTCAGTGATCCAAATTGATGACTTTACTCAGCCTTCAAAAGATTTAATGATTACGAAATATCAGTTAGATTGCGAATCCTTAACTTATCTGCATATTCCAGCAGGGTATATAACTGCAATTCAAGCAAAAAAAGAAGGAAGTAAATTACTGGTTTTAGCAGATTATGCCTTGGGCGAAATCCAAGACGAATACCGATTCTCATTAGATTACTTTAAAAATTAA
- a CDS encoding polysaccharide biosynthesis protein produces the protein MQIKDKILLITGGTGSFGTAVLNRFLQTDHFKEIRIFSRDEKKQDDMRNLYKDDKIKYYIGDVRDYSSVEPATRGVDYIFHAAALKQVPSCEFFPMQAVKTNVEGTQNVIRAAAANKVQKVICLSTDKAAYPINAMGISKAMMEKVAVAEARNLTDTVVCLTRYGNVMASRGSVIPLFLNQIQKGQPITITDPNMSRFFMSLEDAVDLVLFAFENGNPGDLFVNKAPAGSIGDLAQALIEMTGKEVPVKIIGTRHGEKLYETLCTREEMTKAEDMGDFYRIPADNRDLNYAKYFSEGEEDVSKIEDYHSHNTEQQGVEGLKKLISKLPLIRKEIFGEDVMQYPY, from the coding sequence ATGCAAATAAAAGATAAAATACTATTAATCACAGGTGGAACAGGTTCTTTTGGAACAGCTGTTTTGAATCGTTTTTTACAAACAGACCACTTTAAAGAAATTCGTATTTTTTCTCGTGATGAGAAGAAACAAGATGATATGCGAAATCTTTATAAGGATGATAAAATTAAATACTATATCGGTGACGTACGCGATTATAGTTCGGTAGAACCAGCGACACGAGGTGTAGACTATATTTTTCATGCTGCTGCTTTAAAGCAAGTTCCTTCATGTGAATTTTTTCCGATGCAAGCGGTAAAAACCAATGTGGAAGGTACCCAAAATGTAATTCGGGCAGCCGCGGCCAACAAGGTTCAGAAAGTGATATGTCTTTCTACAGACAAAGCGGCTTATCCAATTAATGCCATGGGTATTTCTAAAGCAATGATGGAAAAAGTTGCAGTTGCTGAGGCCAGAAACCTTACCGATACTGTAGTTTGCTTAACACGTTATGGCAATGTGATGGCATCCCGGGGATCAGTTATTCCTTTGTTTTTAAATCAAATTCAAAAAGGGCAGCCTATTACGATAACAGATCCTAATATGTCAAGATTTTTCATGTCATTGGAAGATGCCGTTGATTTGGTTTTATTTGCTTTTGAAAATGGAAATCCGGGGGATTTATTTGTAAACAAAGCACCGGCAGGAAGCATTGGAGATTTGGCTCAGGCATTAATCGAAATGACAGGAAAAGAAGTTCCTGTTAAAATTATTGGAACACGTCACGGAGAAAAACTATATGAAACGCTTTGTACCCGTGAAGAAATGACTAAAGCAGAAGATATGGGAGACTTTTATCGTATTCCAGCTGATAATCGAGACCTAAATTATGCTAAGTATTTTTCGGAGGGGGAAGAAGATGTTTCCAAAATAGAAGATTACCATTCTCATAACACAGAACAGCAAGGAGTTGAAGGGCTTAAAAAATTAATTTCTAAACTACCGCTTATTCGGAAAGAAATTTTTGGAGAAGACGTTATGCAATATCCATATTAA